From the genome of Naumovozyma castellii chromosome 7, complete genome:
CGGAGCCGGGGGAAGGCGGTGTGGTACTCGTCCAGGTCCACCAGGGCGTAGTTGGCCAGCTTGGTGCGCTCCTCCAGCAGGAACAGCTTGCTCTTGGGGTGGAACTTCTTGACAACCTTGCGGACAGAAGCACCctccttttcaatagttaACACGACAAATCCATCGACAACGCTGACGTTATCTGAAATGTAAAAcatggtggtggtggatttGCGAATAGTAACCTAGCTTTCCTGTACAACATAAAGAAACGTCTTTATATTACTATCCGGAATGTCGCAACATATGGAATGCGCGTTATGAGGAAAGAGAATATCTTTCTGttaattttataattttgaacgtttatttagaaaataattgtatatttaagaaattggaaattatgaataataaaaatttcaagtGAAAAAGTATAATATAAGTATACAAATTAAATATCTAAATAATCCTTCCCATTATAAGatttattcaagaagaagaacgattcattatctttaaaCTTCTAAGAGCTAAGTATTCAAACATTAAAAACACATAAAAGAGTATAGTtgcattttcattataatgCTGAGGAAAATCTTAGAATATTAGATTGAAAACGGATCCTTCACACTGCAATACCACCAATTGACACTTAATACCAATACATTACCTCCCATCATCACCGTCTTACGCCTTGTTCAACTTTAAGATCACGTGCAGTCTGAAAATTAAGGAGATGcaactttgaaaatttaaattacAGTTCACTCCTTGCCCCCCCCTCTAAAGCTTAAGGAAAGACCAATCAAACAACCATCAAAACGAAAAGAATGGAGCTGTAGAAACGACTATCCCTGTTCTAATATAGGAGCCTTAAGAAATGGAGCAACTCAAGTGCAATGACTATAAGAATTGATGGAATTTCAACACcacatttaataataagataGGAATACCTTGGCCTGGTAGAAGAAACCCACTTTCACATCTCGCTGCTATTGACTATGCAAGACACATATTTGATACTTTAAAGTGTTTTTGGAATGCTACTCCAGTGGCTTTATTCAACCAACAAGATCAATGTAGTTCCATTTGCACACTACCTTAAAGTAATAATTGGACATCTTCTTATAAAAGAAATGAAACAAAGATAACATACGAAATCAAGACCGAATaatgttatatttttgagctttattaaaaaaagaTATCTACAAACTATCTAATAACTCAACGTTAAAAAGAAAGTTTATTGTTATAAAGCACGGGATACACTATACTAAAGTTAAAATGATGACTATATTAAATATGATAACTAGCACACTGCATTTAAATTACATGGTCTTCTTATTTATAGGCTAGAAAATTCCGATGAGGATATAACTTTGGTCTTCGCGATATAAATAAGTGGGCCTAAGATGGTTTACTATTTGCCATGTAATTTGAATAGTAATTCCTtaacatcattattaaactTATTACAACAATTGCATGGCTGGGGGTTCTTtatattgtaatatttttttatttgacTCGTTGGGCAATCCAAGGTCATCGAATCTATGtcaaatgaagaatcacAGAAAATAGTGCTAATTATCCCAATTTCTTCCGTTACCATTGACGCATATTTAACAAAATCGCGGATTGATGGTACATAATCCATTAACAGTACCATGAAAACATTTTGGACATCTTCTAAATCAGCCAGTATTTTTGTTCCTATGATAACTTTACATTCATTTTGCTCCTGGAAATCTCGGACTATATTAAGCCTATCATTCAATGCAGTTTCCTCGGTAACTTTAACAGCATCATTTCCCAGCATTGCACTCAAAGCATCTGCTGCCTCAGTCTCCCTgcaaataattataattttCCGTTTTGAATGGGGCCGACAGATTtccaaatatcttttaaCATTACGTACACTTTTTCCCAACGTACCATAGCCAGATTGTTCCTTCCAAAACTCTTTATacacatttttcaataggAGCTCAGTTATCAGAGTGTGGTAATATATACACTCAGATATGCCTATTATTACGGGCGAAATTAATGGTTTTTCTATGCCCCGATGTTTCATCAATGTTTTGAACTTAATATGTGATTCAATAGAGGTAAATACCAGTATTTTGAAAAAGCTATTTAAACAATTGGTTTCTACTATGGTGAACTTTTGAAAGCTTAATTCATAACATGAATTGATAACACAATATCCCAAAGAACAGTTCGGCATGGTTGGCCCAGCagtaaatattttgtaggGCCGCTATTAAAAGATAAACGAATGCCTGTGAAGGGTATGCCATTATTCCTGTTCCTTCTTGATgactttgaattaattttaaaccACCTATAATCTTGGCGATAGAATTTGTATGTGAATGGTTTGCATATGCTTGAAAAGTAATTCCGACTTAAATGGGATAAGGCCTGCGTCTGGATGGTTATCTCTAAGATCTTTGGTATTAATTGCATTTCGTGAATATCCTTACATCTAGTATATTGGTCCATAACATGATCGGAAATGGTCAAGTTTTTGACAGACTTCTTCCATCGACTTCTCGAACTAGGAACCTAATGGAGTCCGGTATAATGACACTGTCTcgaattgaataatgaatgagTGACTATTCAACTTCAACACaccaagaaagaaaaaaacaattcaCTCCGagattttgttttttgaataatgcACCTGAAATCACTTCAAGACACTTAGCATGTCAAAAGCAAAATCCAATGACAAACCAGCGTACTATCCTTTACACCCACGCTGAATTTACAAGACCAATTGCCCCTGACTGCCTACTGAGATACTTCAAGTtggatattgataatgTTGAAATTACCGACGATTGGGAAAGGTTTTGCCAAAGATTTCCTGTTAGAACTGTCCCCTCCCTAATTACCGCCGACGGCCatagatattttgaacagATGGCTGTtaatcattatttaatcAGGAAAAGTGGCCAAAAGGGGGAAATTGAGCAACTCTTGGGATCAAACGATAATTACGCTCTCCAAAgtgaaataataataatgatttgttCCTTCTGTACTTCCGATTTTCTAAATGCATTCTGCTACTACTGCTTGCACGACTTAAAAACAATACCAATTGATGATGTAACAACGCGGAATGCTCAAAAGAAGTTAGAAACCATGTATCCATTGTTCGAGGAGAAGTTAACGAAACATAAATATCTAACAGGTGATGCGGTTACCTTGGCTGACTTAGTTAGTTCCTCGAGTTTTACACTTGGCTTCCATTCAATGTTTGATAAGGAATGGAGGGACCGGCACCATTTGCTAGCTAAATGGTACGATAACATGATCCACTCAAATTACATGGCTTACCACTATAGAGACTTCACTTATGTTGATAAGGCCCACAAAATTGTTGAGCAGCCATTACCTGCtgatattaaataatttttattacAACTTTGCACAAATAGTATAAAACATTGAATACGAAGTACCTACCCCTATGCTTTTAATAGTTgacgaaaaaaaaagtgCTGTATTATCTTTGGTATCCTAATTAAATAAAGTATAAAAAGtactttattattatatatttctcTTACTGTAACATCTTTTTGTGTTGGCATTGTTTGTTAAGGGttctttaatgaataaacAACCCTAAATGAGTAACTAGATCAAATTAGATATACGTTcaagaataatatataaGCTTGGCTCTATTTATGATAATTACCTAACGGGTTCCCACTGATACCAACTTCCTCATGATAAGTTGAATGGTAGGTCGACAACGACGACGCTCCATGGGTTGGATCaagattcttcaatgacGCGGTTACCCTGAGTGACTAATCAGGTCTACCCTTAGTATCTCAGCTAATACAGTCAATCCATCCTATAAGTCTCACAAACTACAATTAGGTATGGATGAGCTTATCGAAATCTACCTGACATTTTTTTGGTCGAAGTTAATGAGCTAAAAAGATGATAAAAAACCATTCGATTCAAAAACGCAACTACACTGTGTACTTAACATCTAGTAATTTTTTGTTATAACAAATACTAGATCAACTACTTTACTaagattattattctttccAGTCCAATACTCATTCCCTTGAAACAACACATAACACATTTTTCCGAAATGTGTGAAAGGAGAACCACGGAGAGAAGGTCCGGCACGCCCAAACACCTGGGTCCCACTATTAAACTCACCACGTACCTATATATGTTGATTGGGTCTGCTATATTTCCGCCCATGCAAAGTTTGGATTTTTGCTGAAAAAACAAATACTACACTCTTTTCTCAGGGAAATGCGCGGAGTATCTGCAACTGTTGCTAAAAACTATCCAGAGCTATTCTCGTTCGGACTCGATTGTATAAATAACGCGTTCTTATTTAAGCGTCTCGAAACAAACATTTTATGCTCTCCATATAAATAAGCGTGACGATATCACTCAGTATACCATTGCTATGAAACTGTTAGCAGCCTATAGCATTGCCGCGTTGTTAGCCATAGCAGTAGCATGCGATATGTTGCAGGGCCAAGAGGGAAAAAAAGCTGATCTCCCTGTTTCGATTCTAAAAGAACGAGCCTTTCCATTTTATTCGATATTTATGACATCAGCCCGGTGGATATACGGTTATTTCAATGCGGCAGATCCAATCCACGTGAAAGTTGCATGGTGGGGAGCTTTCATTGCTGGCGATGGTGGTTTAATTGATACAGCTACCGATATTGAGAACGCATGCAAATCATGCATGGCAAGGCACAAAGACCCCCCTGGTGGATCTTGTGAAGATGACGTAAAAACTGCCATAAAGAGTGTGGTTCTTAATTTGATCATTGGATTTGTCGGGTGGTACTCATCAAGATCAATCAGTTTCATTCGTGGTTTAAGCAGCCAAAAAAGGAA
Proteins encoded in this window:
- the NCAS0G00100 gene encoding uncharacterized protein, producing MSDYSTSTHQERKKQFTPRFCFLNNAPEITSRHLACQKQNPMTNQRTILYTHAEFTRPIAPDCLLRYFKLDIDNVEITDDWERFCQRFPVRTVPSLITADGHRYFEQMAVNHYLIRKSGQKGEIEQLLGSNDNYALQSEIIIMICSFCTSDFLNAFCYYCLHDLKTIPIDDVTTRNAQKKLETMYPLFEEKLTKHKYLTGDAVTLADLVSSSSFTLGFHSMFDKEWRDRHHLLAKWYDNMIHSNYMAYHYRDFTYVDKAHKIVEQPLPADIK
- the NCAS0G00110 gene encoding uncharacterized protein, with product MKLLAAYSIAALLAIAVACDMLQGQEGKKADLPVSILKERAFPFYSIFMTSARWIYGYFNAADPIHVKVAWWGAFIAGDGGLIDTATDIENACKSCMARHKDPPGGSCEDDVKTAIKSVVLNLIIGFVGWYSSRSISFIRGLSSQKRKVLIQLSRFWIELHLPFTLMDLQGFIEYADTSVDICQFG